Proteins from one Neodiprion fabricii isolate iyNeoFabr1 chromosome 5, iyNeoFabr1.1, whole genome shotgun sequence genomic window:
- the LOC124182846 gene encoding laminin subunit beta-1-like: MVAVMAAPAAAQRPYGRIRGPQRRYPVKNLRPCDEGPCYPATGNLLIGRENRLTASSTCGLNGPERFCIVSHLKERKKCFYCNAAIRKQRHNVENITYTHSPRTLGDSWWQSENGVENVTLQLDLEAEFHFTHIIIRFQTFRPGAMLIERSSDYGKTWRVYKYFAHNCEQTFPHVPTHVPQKLNDVVCDSRYSTVDPSTDGEIIFRVLLPNVQIDNPYSQEVQNLLKMTNLRINFTRLLTLGDDLLDNRAEIKEKYYYAIKDMAVRGSCSCYGHASRCLPLPGIPNRQDMVHGRCECTHNTKGLNCEMCEDFYNDLPWKPAAGKQTHACKKCNCNNHATSCHFDRATYDRTGRVSGGVCDDCQHNTQGQNCEICKPFYYHDFTRDISDPEACQPCDCDQLGSLDDGICDPLTDMLTGQESGRCHCKLNVEGRRCDRCKAGFWNFSSENPEGCQACSCHALGTVDLYGCDVSSGKCTCKPYVIGRDCDQCYPEFWGLSDDREGCKPCDCDLGGAYDNLCDVVTGQCSCRAHIDGRTCNEPEQNHYTVALDYLIYEGERSKTNKSQIVIREPYRDGRTNTWTGPGFIRAFEGSTLEFTIDDVVKSMEYDIVLRYESEVPGILEEAQIFVEREEDVDPEGACANWEPEDDELYIRLPVNSRSAVAVPSVCLEKGKKYIVVLQFKNSYDRVGGPTASILIDSIVLMPKVEGIPFFAGSPPSEMRRQDFERRHCDEIFYNVIPSGETNEVDICAQYRKSIGYFIFDGAPSCECNPTGSNSLLCDQYGGSCPCKPNIVGRRCDRCAPGTYGFGPAGCVPCDCDSVGAEDNFCDFETGRCKCRPNTYGRTCGECDPGFWNFPHCERCKCNGHAQTCDSVTGACHDCQDFTTGHQCDRCAVKYYGDPQIGVDIPCRPCPCPGTWDSGHSFADRCSLDPVTLDVVCECYEGYAGARCDICAENYFGSPDVQTGRCVPCDCNNNTDLSQPGNCNPHTGRCLQCLYDTDGPNCQICKPNFYGDALKQDCKECGCNVLGTNFRDGHCNHRDGQCPCLPKVTGQYCDTCVENHWRIASGEGCDPCDCDVIGSVSEKCNEYDGTCQCRSGFGGRQCNQCETNHWGNPNIECLPCECNLIGSSTQQCDRETGACICLAGIGGVKCDHCDRGYLGVAPSCIPCGECFKNWDLTLSGLSNRTYDVIDAASKIQKIGTAGIYSQEFDNMDEVLMGVRELVNKTSVTAEDLLELVDFANNLNNTVSFSNAILDEVDNYIGSISQRVSLGEVALQNMKNRTVSLIEAAAELKENATVLQEADVYGALNLTHQMAKQSDQAEALASSSTTALADADRYQKNTENLLAKRSESFTDKLNENDNSLKRLKGELDEFNQLIPDLNLAMCGASVDECDELCGGAGCGFCGGLSCDDGAVTEAERALDLAKQRAAGIRKHKDESEQLLRNMTQMKDDAVAAKHLAQLGLNAAFETYNFSSNFTKNLENLYSRISNSLNEEQPTPAMVKDLAEKVLEKNIKLNPDEIKDLADSIRSIVGSLTDSEKILEDAAEDLELAEILRDEAVRAKDSAVAQSTRAGNIVVFLTEAEIAAEDAQLAIDEIERHITLSHNDLTDILIEIDAVAEKADNTTAEIDDLDRRLTELQTQIVKNDFILTQEIGSEIGDVTVEAENTRMKTKKLVQEFEVANQAVRLKAEKSEGKISRSKLLLQRASELAADTTTKFKDINGMEGSFAENEKTLTDLMSEVESLTRQMEKHLNHIQHKSQTYAQCST, translated from the exons ATGGTCGCAGTGATGGCAG CTCCTGCTGCTGCTCAGCGTCCCTATGGCAGAATCCGAGGACCGCAGAGAA GATACCCAGTAAAGAATCTACGCCCTTGCGACGAAGGACCATGCTATCCGGCGACTGGAAATTTACTAATTGGTCGAGAGAACAGACTGACAGCATCGTCGACCTGTGGATTAAACGGACCGGAAAGATTCTGCATAGTGTCCCATctgaaagagaggaaaaagtgTTTCTATTGTAACGCCGCGATTCGTAAGCAACGACACAACGTGGAGAACATCACATACACTCATAGCCCTCG AACCCTTGGCGACTCTTGGTGGCAATCGGAGAATGGAGTTGAAAATGTCACTTTACAATTGGATTTGGAGGCAGAATTTCACTTTACGCATATTATAATAAGGTTTCAGACCTTTAGACCGGGGGCCATGTTGATCGAGCGATCATCAGATTACGGCAAAACGTGGCGTGTTTACAAATACTTCGCCCATAATTGCGAGCAGACATTTCCTCATGTACCAACTCACGTGCCCCAAAAATTAAACGACGTTGTCTGTGACTCGCGTTACTCAACCGTCGATCCGTCGACTGACGGCGAAATAATCTTCAGGGTATTGTTGCCCAATGTGCAGATCGACAATCCCTATTCTCAGGAAGTGCAAAACCTTCTGAAAATGACCAATCTGAGAATAAACTTCACGAGGCTTCTCACTCTCGGTGACGACTTGTTGGACAATCGGGCTGAGATCAAAGAAAAGTATTACTACGCTATAAAAGACATGGCTGTTCGAGGATCCTGCTCGTGCTATGGACACGCCTCGAGGTGCTTGCCTCTGCCTGGTATACCTAACCGCCAGGACATGGTTCACGGACGCTGTGAATGCACGCACAACACTAAGGGACTGAACTGTGAAATGTGCGAAGACTTTTATAACGACCTACCTTGGAAACCGGCGGCTGGAAAACAGACCCATGCCTGTAAGAAGTGTAACTGTAACAATCACGCCACCAGTTGTCACTTCGACCGAGCCACCTACGACAGAACTGGCAGAGTTTCCGGCGGTGTCTGTGACGATTGTCAGCATAATACGCAGGGACAGAACTGCGAGATTTGCAAACCGTTTTACTACCATGACTTCACCAGAGATATCAGTGACCCTGAAGCCTGCCAAC CTTGCGATTGTGACCAACTTGGTTCGTTGGACGACGGCATTTGCGACCCTCTGACCGATATGTTGACTGGTCAGGAATCAGGCCGCTGCCATTGCAAGCTGAACGTGGAAGGGCGTCGCTGTGACCGCTGTAAAGCTGGATTCTGGAACTTTAGTTCAGAGAATCCAGAAGGCTGTCAAG CCTGCTCTTGTCATGCACTCGGCACGGTTGATTTATATGGGTGTGACGTGTCCTCTGGAAAATGCACTTGCAAGCCATACGTAATTGGTCGCGATTGTGATCAGTGCTACCCAGAGTTTTGGGGCCTCTCCGATGACCGAGAAGGCTGCAAGCCGTGCGACTGTGATCTTGGAGGTGCTTATGATAACTTATGTGACGTAGTAACTGGCCAGTGCAGCTGTAGGGCACATATCGACGGCAGAACTTGCAATGAACCGGAGCAGAACCATTACACAGTTGCTCTAGATTATCTGATTTACGAAGGAGAACGAAGCAAAACCAAT AAAAGCCAAATCGTGATCCGAGAACCATATCGTGATGGTAGAACCAATACCTGGACCGGACCAGGTTTCATAAGAGCCTTTGAAGGTTCGACGTTGGAGTTCACGATCGACGATGTAGTGAAGTCCATGGAATATGACATAGTCTTACGTTACGAGTCCGAGGTCCCGGGTATTTTAGAAGAAGCTCAGATATTTGTCGAACGAGAGGAAGACGTGGACCCTGAAGGGGCATGTGCTAATTGGGAACCGGAAGATGACGAACTGTATATTCGGCTTCCGGTGAACTCGCGGAGCGCCGTTGCGGTACCGTCAGTGTGTCTtgagaaagggaaaaaatacattgtaGTCCTCCAGTTCAAGAATTCGTATGACCGTGTAGGCGGCCCCACAGCTTCAATACTGATTGACTCT ATCGTCCTGATGCCCAAAGTGGAAGGTATCCCGTTCTTCGCGGGTTCTCCACCCAGCGAAATGCGGAGACAAGACTTCGAAAGGCGACATTGCGACGAGATATTTTACAATGTTATCCCATCCGGGGAAACTAACGAGGTTGACATTTGTGCGCAGTACCGCAAAAGCATCGGTTATTTTATCTTCGATGGAGCACCCT CCTGCGAGTGTAATCCGACGGGATCCAACAGTCTGCTGTGTGACCAATACGGAGGCTCGTGTCCGTGCAAGCCAAACATTGTTGGTCGACGTTGCGATCGTTGTGCTCCTGGGACATATGGGTTTGGTCCAGCTGGTTGCGTGCCATGCGACTGTGACAGCGTCGGCGCTGAGGATAATTTCTGCGATTTTGAGACAGGGAGGTGCAAGTGTAGGCCAAACACGTACGGAAGAACATGCGGCGAGTGTGATCCTGGCTTTTGGAACTTCCCACACTGCGAGCGGTGCAAGTGCAACGGTCACGCCCAGACCTGCGATTCGGTGACGGGGGCTTGTCACGACTGCCAGGACTTCACAACTGGTCACCAGTGCGATAGATGTGCCGTAAAGTATTACGGAGACCCTCAAATCGGGGTTGACATTCCATGCAGGCCTTGTCCTTGTCCGGGAACTTGGGACTCCGGCCATTCGTTCGCTGACAGGTGTTCTCTAGACCCCGTCACGTTAGACGTGGTGTGCGAATGTTACGAAGGATACGCCGGAGCCAGGTGTGACATTTGCGCTGAAAACTACTTTGGTAGTCCCGATGTGCAAACGGGAAGATGCGTGCCCTGTGACTGCAACAACAACACCGATCTGTCGCAACCAGGGAATTGCAACCCGCACACTGGACGCTGTCTCCAATGTTTGTACGACACTGACGGACCAAATTGTCAAATCTGTAAGCCCAACTTTTACGGTGACGCGCTGAAACAGGATTGCAAGGAGTGCGGATGCAACGTCCTCGGCACCAACTTCCGCGACGGTCACTGCAATCATCGTGATGGACAGTGTCCATGTCTGCCGAAGGTCACTGGTCAGTACTGTGATACCTGCGTAGAAAACCACTGGAGAATTGCCAGCGGAGAAGGCTGCGATCCGTGCGATTGCGACGTGATTGGAAGCGTGTCAGAAAAATGTAACGAGTATGACGGTACCTGCCAATGTCGCTCTGGCTTTGGAGGAAGGCAGTGTAACCAGTGCGAAACGAATCACTGGGGCAATCCCAACATCGAGTGTCTGCCGTGCGAGTGTAACCTCATCGGATCATCCACTCAACAGTGTGACAGGGAAACTGGGGCCTGCATATGTCTGGCTGGAATTGGAGGCGTCAAGTGCGACCACTGCGACCGTGGGTACCTTGGAGTTGCTCCGAGCTGCATTCCGTGTGGCGAATGTTTTAAAAACTGGGATCTGACGCTGAGTGGTTTGAGCAACAGAACATACGATGTCATAGACGCAGCATCGAAAATTCAGAAGATTGGAACAGCCGGAATTTACAGTCAGGAATTTGATAATATGGACGAAGTACTGATGGGGGTTCGAGAGCTCGTCAACAAGACGAGCGTCACGGCCGAGGACCTTCTCGAGCTCGTTGATTTTGCCAATAATCTCAACAACACAGTTTCCTTCTCGAACGCCATTCTCGACGAAGTCGACAACTACATTGGATCCATCAGTCAGCGGGTCAGTCTCGGTGAAGTGGCTCTTCAGAACATGAAGAACCGAACGGTTAGCTTGATCGAAGCCGCTGCTGAGCTCAAAGAGAACGCTACAGTCTTGCAGGAGGCCGATGTCTACGGTGCTCTGAACCTAACTCACCAAATGGCGAAGCAATCGGACCAGGCAGAAGCGCTGGCCAGTAGTTCAACGACCGCTTTAGCGGACGCTGACAGATATCAGAAGAACACTGAAAACTTGCTTGCCAAGCGGTCAGAGTCTTTCACTGACAAGCTCAATGAGAACGATAATTCCCTGAAGAGACTCAAAGGTGAACTCGACGAATTCAACCAGCTGATTCCCGACCTCAATCTAGCCATGTGTGGAGCTAGTGTCGACGAATGCGACGAACTATGCGGGGGTGCTGGCTGCGGTTTTTGTGGTGGTCTTTCTTGCGATGACGGTGCAGTTACGGAGGCAGAAAGGGCCTTGGATCTTGCCAAGCAGCGAGCTGCCGGGATAAGGAAACACAAAGACGAAAGCGAACAGTTGCTTAGAAAC ATGACGCAAATGAAAGATGATGCTGTAGCCGCGAAACATCTCGCTCAACTCGGCCTGAATGCTGCATTCGAGACTTACAACTTCTCGAGTAACTTCAcgaaaaatctggaaaaccTCTACAGCAGAATATCTAATAGCCTGAACGAAGAACAACCGACTCCAGCGATGGTGAAAGACTTGGCTGAAAAGGTGCTGGAGAAAAACATAAAGTTGAACCCAGACGAGATCAAGGACCTGGCTGACAGCATAAGAAGCATCGTCGGTTCGCTGACGGATTCTGAGAAGATCCTCGAGGATGCTGCGGAAGATTTGGAGTTAGCTGAAATTCTGCGAGACGAGGCAGTGAGGGCTAAGGATTCGGCTGTCGCGCAGAGTACGCGGGCTGGAAACATAGTCGTGTTTTTAACAGAGGCGGAAATCGCTGCGGAAGACGCACAGTTGGCCATAGACGAGATCGAGCGACACATAACCCTGTCCCATAATGATTTGACCGATATACTGATCGAGATTGATGCGGTTGCGGAAAAGGCTGACAACACTACTGCAGAAATTGACGATTTGGACAGGCGTTTGACCGAGCTTCAGACTCAGATCGTAAAAAATGACTTTATATTGACGCAAGAAATCGGTTCAGAGATCGGCGACGTCACGGTTGAGGCTGAGAACACGAGAATGAAGACTAAAAAATTGGTTCAAGAATTCGAAGTGGCGAATCAAGCGGTGAGGCTCAAGGCCGAAAAGAGTGAGGGAAAAATTTCTAGGTCGAAACTACTTCTGCAACGGGCTTCTGAGCTCGCTGCTGACACGACTACCAAATTTAAGGACATTAATGGAATGGAAGGATCCTTCGCAGAGAACGAGAAAACCCTGACTGATCTCATGTCCGAGGTCGAGTCCCTCACGCGTCAAATGGAAAAACACTTGAACCACATTCAGCACAAGTCACAGACCTATGCTCAGTGCTCGACGTAG
- the LOC124183274 gene encoding glycine receptor subunit alpha-2 isoform X1, with translation MESGPARATLNGVCRMSASLPLVLLLVLIYAAQAQRSLEFFDLLPEDPKLYDKMRPPKKDGQATVVYFHVTVMGLDSIDENSMTYAADIFFAQTWKDNRLRLPENMTSEYRLLEVDWLKNMWRPDSFFKNAKSVTFQTMTIPNHYLWLYKDKTILYMVKLTLKLSCAMNFLIYPHDTQECKLQMESLSHTTDEMIFQWDPDVPLVVDENIELPQLQLVKNYTADCTQVYSTGNFTCLEVVFVLKRRLGYYLFHTYVPTCLIVIMSWVSFWIKPEAAPARVTLGVTSLLTLSTQHAKSQASLPPVSYLKAVDAFMSVCTIFVFMALMEYCLVNIVLGDNDAPPAKPPPPPPPPSSASGPDATKLDKIFDIATKKSAAAPPPGPTPAQKARMRALNVDRVSRVFFPFLFAVLNVTYWIMFAKYI, from the exons ATGGAGAGCGGTCCAGCTCGGGCTACTCTGAACGGCGTCTGCAGGATGAGTGCTTCTCTGCCGCTGGTTCTCTTACTTGTCCTCATCTATGCAGCCCAAGCTCA AAGGAGTTTGGAGTTCTTTGACCTCTTGCCAGAAGATCCAAAGTTATATGACAAGATGCGGCCACCAAAGAAAGATGGACAAGCAACTGTCGTCTATTTTCACGTAACAGTAATGGGTCTAGATTCTATAGACGAAAATTCTATG ACATATGCGGCAGATATATTTTTTGCCCAGACATGGAAAGACAACAGACTGCGACTTCCGGAAAATATGACTTCGGAATATAG GTTATTAGAAGTTGATTGGCTGAAAAACATGTGGAGACCGGATTCGTTTTTCAAGAATGCCAAATCCGTCACCTTCCAAACGATGACAATCCCCAATCACTATTTATGGCTTTACAAAGACAAGACTATTTTATACATGGTGAA GTTGACGCTCAAACTTTCCTGCGCCATGAACTTCTTGATCTATCCGCACGACACACAGGAATGCAAATTGCAAATGGAAAGTT TGTCGCATACCACGGATGAAATGATCTTTCAATGGGACCCTGACGTACCGCTGGTCGTTGATGAAAACATAGAACTGCCACAACTTCAGCTTGTGAAAAACTACACAGCTGATTGCACGCAAGTCTATTCCACCG GAAACTTTACATGCCTGGAAGTTGTCTTCGTGCTAAAACGGAGGCTGGGCTACTATCTCTTCCACACGTACGTTCCTACTTGCCTCATCGTAATCATGTCG TGGGTTTCGTTCTGGATAAAACCGGAAGCCGCACCGGCGAGAGTCACTCTTGGAGTGACGTCGCTCTTGACGCTTTCGACGCAGCATGCAAAGAGTCAGGCCTCTTTGCCTCCGGTATCATACCTCAAAGCAGTTGACGCCTTCATGTCTGTCTGCACAATATTCGTCTTCATGGCCTTGATGGAATACTGTCTGGTCAACATCGTACTCGGAGACAATGACGCTCCACCAGCCAAACCTCCaccacctcctcctccaccaAGCTCGGCCAGTGGCCCGGACGCCACGAAACTCGACAAGATCTTCGACATAGCAACCAAG AAGTCAGCCGCAGCGCCACCCCCCGGACCGACGCCGGCGCAAAAGGCACGGATGCGGGCCCTCAACGTCGACAGAGTATCCAGAGTGTTTTTTCCGTTCCTGTTCGCCGTGCTGAACGTCACCTACTGGATCATGTTCGCCAAGTACATCTAA
- the LOC124183274 gene encoding glycine receptor subunit alpha-2 isoform X2, whose translation MESGPARATLNGVCRMSASLPLVLLLVLIYAAQAQSLEFFDLLPEDPKLYDKMRPPKKDGQATVVYFHVTVMGLDSIDENSMTYAADIFFAQTWKDNRLRLPENMTSEYRLLEVDWLKNMWRPDSFFKNAKSVTFQTMTIPNHYLWLYKDKTILYMVKLTLKLSCAMNFLIYPHDTQECKLQMESLSHTTDEMIFQWDPDVPLVVDENIELPQLQLVKNYTADCTQVYSTGNFTCLEVVFVLKRRLGYYLFHTYVPTCLIVIMSWVSFWIKPEAAPARVTLGVTSLLTLSTQHAKSQASLPPVSYLKAVDAFMSVCTIFVFMALMEYCLVNIVLGDNDAPPAKPPPPPPPPSSASGPDATKLDKIFDIATKKSAAAPPPGPTPAQKARMRALNVDRVSRVFFPFLFAVLNVTYWIMFAKYI comes from the exons ATGGAGAGCGGTCCAGCTCGGGCTACTCTGAACGGCGTCTGCAGGATGAGTGCTTCTCTGCCGCTGGTTCTCTTACTTGTCCTCATCTATGCAGCCCAAGCTCA GAGTTTGGAGTTCTTTGACCTCTTGCCAGAAGATCCAAAGTTATATGACAAGATGCGGCCACCAAAGAAAGATGGACAAGCAACTGTCGTCTATTTTCACGTAACAGTAATGGGTCTAGATTCTATAGACGAAAATTCTATG ACATATGCGGCAGATATATTTTTTGCCCAGACATGGAAAGACAACAGACTGCGACTTCCGGAAAATATGACTTCGGAATATAG GTTATTAGAAGTTGATTGGCTGAAAAACATGTGGAGACCGGATTCGTTTTTCAAGAATGCCAAATCCGTCACCTTCCAAACGATGACAATCCCCAATCACTATTTATGGCTTTACAAAGACAAGACTATTTTATACATGGTGAA GTTGACGCTCAAACTTTCCTGCGCCATGAACTTCTTGATCTATCCGCACGACACACAGGAATGCAAATTGCAAATGGAAAGTT TGTCGCATACCACGGATGAAATGATCTTTCAATGGGACCCTGACGTACCGCTGGTCGTTGATGAAAACATAGAACTGCCACAACTTCAGCTTGTGAAAAACTACACAGCTGATTGCACGCAAGTCTATTCCACCG GAAACTTTACATGCCTGGAAGTTGTCTTCGTGCTAAAACGGAGGCTGGGCTACTATCTCTTCCACACGTACGTTCCTACTTGCCTCATCGTAATCATGTCG TGGGTTTCGTTCTGGATAAAACCGGAAGCCGCACCGGCGAGAGTCACTCTTGGAGTGACGTCGCTCTTGACGCTTTCGACGCAGCATGCAAAGAGTCAGGCCTCTTTGCCTCCGGTATCATACCTCAAAGCAGTTGACGCCTTCATGTCTGTCTGCACAATATTCGTCTTCATGGCCTTGATGGAATACTGTCTGGTCAACATCGTACTCGGAGACAATGACGCTCCACCAGCCAAACCTCCaccacctcctcctccaccaAGCTCGGCCAGTGGCCCGGACGCCACGAAACTCGACAAGATCTTCGACATAGCAACCAAG AAGTCAGCCGCAGCGCCACCCCCCGGACCGACGCCGGCGCAAAAGGCACGGATGCGGGCCCTCAACGTCGACAGAGTATCCAGAGTGTTTTTTCCGTTCCTGTTCGCCGTGCTGAACGTCACCTACTGGATCATGTTCGCCAAGTACATCTAA